TTATTCGTGTAGGTAATCTTATCACCTTGTCGAACAGTACTTGAAAGCCATGCTGTCCAGAAGAAGAAATCGGAAATTTGCTTAACTTGGCTTCCTTCTGCAACATAGGCACGATTTTTAGCTGGTAGATCTGATTCTTTAATTAGACCAGCCTTTAAACCCCAACCATCACCTTTTGCAAATATATTCTTATAATAAGCCTCTACTTTTGCAAGTCCGGATGCTTGTGCATTCGTTAATTGTAATGTTTCTTTGCTATTATCATAGCGATTTTTACGCATTTCTTTAATGACGTTATCTTTAATGACTGATTTCTGATCAGCATTTAACGTAGAATACGTTTTACCAAATTTTTCATTGGCTTTATAGTCTTGCATTCCTTCAGTATAAACTTGCAGTGCTTCTGCTGTATAGTCAGGCCCCATATATGAACCATGTCCTAATACGGTTCCGTAATCCATTAAACCATATTTTTGCCATACTGCCTGGCCGCCCATTATTGTTGCCTTTGTAAAGAGCACATCGCCATTTTCACTTGTAACCTCTAAAGGCCTAGGCGCCTGTTCCTTGAAAATCCAATAGCCCCCTGCAAGCAAAACTGTGAAGGTAACTAAAATAGTTGTAATTAAGATTGACTTTAATAGTGCATTTTTCTTTTCCTTCACAACTTTATTTGTAGAGATTCCTGGTTGTATATTCATGCGATTCAATCCTTTCCTTGTTTTTCTTACCTTCTGTATTGTAACTGTCACAAAATAGTCATATAGTGAACCAATTCATGGAACAGCTGTGATATTCATCACGCATTTGCACTTTTCTTCACAAAGTTGTCACAAATGAATGAGAATAATTTTCACATTTCTATGACAGAGGTCACATATTTTTTAGAAAATCATTGTTAGAATAAACACTATGAAGAGAGAAGAAATACAATTTTTGAAGGTGATGATATAATGAAGCAAGATGACATCATTAAAACGTTGTCAGATGTTCCTTTATTTAAAGGATTGTCTCGGGAAGAACTGGCCCCGATAATAGAGATTGCTCAAGCTCGCTTCTATAAACATAAAATGTATGTTTTTATGCAGGATGATCAACTTGACCGTGTCTTTTTTATTCATTCGGGAAAAGTAAAAATATACAAAACGGATTTTTCCGGAAAAGAACAAATTATCTCTATCCTTGAACCGGGTGAAATGTTTCCCCATTCAGGTTTTTTTAGAAAGGGAAATTTCCCAGCACATGCAGAAGTGATGGAAAATGCTACCTTGATTGTCATTCCAATCGACAAATTCGAAGAATTTCTCATTTCTTTTCCTGAACTTTGCATCAAATTATTTACTGATTTAGGAGAGAAAATTGTTGATTTGCAACAAAGCCTGGAGGCACAAATATTACATAATACTTATGAACAAATCATTTTGCTTCTTATTAGACTTTGCAAATCCAATGGTGAGAAAAAAGGTGATAGA
The Neobacillus sp. PS3-40 genome window above contains:
- a CDS encoding Crp/Fnr family transcriptional regulator → MKQDDIIKTLSDVPLFKGLSREELAPIIEIAQARFYKHKMYVFMQDDQLDRVFFIHSGKVKIYKTDFSGKEQIISILEPGEMFPHSGFFRKGNFPAHAEVMENATLIVIPIDKFEEFLISFPELCIKLFTDLGEKIVDLQQSLEAQILHNTYEQIILLLIRLCKSNGEKKGDRYKLTTQFTNRELANMIGTSRETVSRTINQLKKKEFVWQDDVGFYLLNREALQQELFY